The sequence below is a genomic window from Candidatus Deferrimicrobiaceae bacterium.
AGTGGCGGGGCCCGAGCAGCGAATCGTCCGGGGAGAGGATGCCCTCCCGAACGGCGATCCGGTGGAGAGCCGTGCGGGGATAGATGCGCAGGCCCGTCATCGCCACGACCGCATTCGGAGCGGTCAAGTCCCACAGCCGGACCGTCTCCGCCACGGTTTCCCGGGTCTCCCCCGACCCCCCGAAGAGGAGGTAGTGGCAGAAATCGATCCGCGCCTTCCGGGGACAGGCCCCTCGCTCCCGCGGAGTCCGCGCTTCTTGCAACGAGGGGGACACTCCTGATGGGCGGGGACACTCCTCTCCCGCATCCCGGAGATGAATCAGGAATGTCCCCGGTGGGAGTGTCCCCCGCCATCCTCAGTCGCGCGCCTTCGCCAAGGCGCGGCGCATCGACGCTCTCGGTGCGTCAAGCTATTTACGAGACGGTACACTAGCGGGAACACCGGTTCCGGAAACTGCTCCCGGTTGGCGGAAACGAGAAGAACGCGCATTCCGGAATTCCCCGGCCGACCTCCCTCCTTTGCGGGGGGAAGATTCCGGCCCCTCGACTATAATCAGTATCCATGGGGCCCTTCCTGTACGTTACGGACCTCCACGGAAACCGGCCGAAGTACGAGCGGACCCTCTCCCTGGCGCTCGAAACCGGCGCCTGGCTGGTCGTCAACGGCGGCGACATGTTCCCCCACGGGCGGATGCAGGAGGACCAGGCGGCGTTCCTTCGCGAATTCCTCGACGCGCACCTGGCGAGATACCAGGCGGCGGGGATCCGGTATTTCGGAATCCCCGCGAACGACGACCTCCGCGCGCACGACGCGCAGTTCGACGCGATCTGCTCGCGGTACTCCCTGGTGGAAAACCTGGCCGGCCGCAAGGTCCCGGCGGGCCCGTACGAGTTCATCGGCTTCAACCTGGTGACCGATTTCCCCTTCCGGCTCAAGGACCGGGCGCGGAGGGACTCGGGGGAGTTCGCTTTCCCGGAGCAGTTCGGCGGCGCGATCCTTTCCCGGCCCGGCGGGTGGGAGGAGATCCCGGACTGGGAGGCCTACGCACGCGCGCTGCCCACG
It includes:
- a CDS encoding metallophosphoesterase, producing the protein MGPFLYVTDLHGNRPKYERTLSLALETGAWLVVNGGDMFPHGRMQEDQAAFLREFLDAHLARYQAAGIRYFGIPANDDLRAHDAQFDAICSRYSLVENLAGRKVPAGPYEFIGFNLVTDFPFRLKDRARRDSGEFAFPEQFGGAILSRPGGWEEIPDWEAYARALPTIEEELAALPAPEDPARAVYVIHGPPAGLGLDVVRGGKPVGSPATTRFLETVQPLLSLHGHIHESPEESGVWMSRVGKTVCLQPGQSARGLSVVVGNLEERKFDMRVIVVD